The proteins below are encoded in one region of Fibrella aestuarina BUZ 2:
- a CDS encoding ethanolamine ammonia-lyase subunit EutB, whose amino-acid sequence MFRHVIGQRTYTFKDLKTLLARASPLRSGDELAGLAAHSAEERVAAQMALADLPLGTFLTEAVIPYEQDEVTRLIIDSHDRAAFAPISHLTVGGFRDWLLMAVPDQLAQVRWGITPELAAAVSKLMRNQDLISVARNCHVITRFRNTLGTPMGGPGRFHTRLQPNHPTDDLRGITASLIDGLCYGSGDAVIGVNPATDNVPQTINLLRMLDQVRERLAIPTQTCVLSHLTTTLRAIEQGAPVDLAFQSIGGTEAVNRSFGVDLALLREGYEATLALNRGTVGQNVMYFETGQGSALSANAHHGVDQQTCEARAYAVARAFNPLLVNSVVGFIGPEYLYDGKQIIRAGLEDHFCGKLLGLPMGVDVCYTNHAEADQDDMDTLLTLLGAAGVTFVMGLPGADDVMLHYQSTSFHDAQYVRQVLNRRPAPEFEAWLIKMGILNEQLQLQPLQPGHQVVKLLSAP is encoded by the coding sequence ATGTTCCGCCACGTCATCGGCCAACGTACCTACACGTTCAAAGACCTCAAAACGCTGCTGGCGCGGGCGTCGCCGTTGCGGTCGGGCGACGAACTGGCGGGGCTGGCGGCGCATTCGGCCGAGGAGCGCGTGGCGGCGCAGATGGCGCTGGCCGACCTGCCGCTGGGTACGTTCCTGACCGAAGCCGTTATTCCCTACGAGCAGGACGAAGTGACCCGGCTCATCATCGACAGCCACGACCGGGCCGCTTTTGCCCCCATCAGCCACCTCACCGTCGGTGGTTTCCGCGACTGGCTGCTAATGGCGGTGCCGGACCAACTGGCTCAGGTACGGTGGGGCATCACGCCCGAACTGGCGGCAGCCGTATCGAAACTGATGCGAAATCAGGACCTGATCAGCGTAGCGCGGAATTGCCATGTCATCACTCGCTTTCGGAATACGCTAGGCACCCCGATGGGCGGGCCGGGTCGGTTTCATACGCGCCTGCAACCCAACCACCCCACCGACGATCTGCGCGGCATCACAGCCAGCCTCATCGACGGCCTGTGCTACGGTTCCGGCGACGCGGTCATCGGCGTGAATCCGGCCACGGACAACGTACCCCAGACCATCAACCTGCTGCGGATGCTCGATCAGGTACGGGAGCGGCTGGCCATCCCGACCCAGACCTGCGTGCTGAGTCACCTGACGACCACGCTCCGGGCCATCGAGCAGGGTGCCCCGGTCGATCTGGCGTTTCAAAGTATCGGAGGCACCGAAGCCGTCAACCGCTCGTTTGGCGTCGATCTGGCCCTGCTGCGCGAGGGTTACGAGGCCACACTGGCGCTGAACCGGGGGACGGTTGGCCAAAACGTGATGTATTTCGAGACGGGGCAGGGCAGCGCACTGTCAGCCAACGCGCACCACGGCGTCGATCAGCAGACCTGCGAGGCGCGGGCCTATGCCGTTGCGCGGGCGTTCAATCCGTTGCTGGTCAATTCGGTAGTCGGGTTTATTGGCCCCGAATACCTCTACGATGGGAAGCAGATCATCCGGGCGGGGCTGGAAGATCATTTCTGTGGCAAACTGCTGGGCTTGCCGATGGGTGTCGACGTCTGTTACACCAACCACGCCGAAGCCGATCAGGACGATATGGACACGCTGTTGACGCTGCTCGGCGCGGCGGGCGTGACCTTCGTGATGGGCCTACCCGGTGCCGACGATGTGATGCTGCATTACCAGAGCACCAGTTTTCATGATGCGCAATACGTTCGGCAGGTGCTCAATCGACGCCCCGCGCCCGAATTTGAGGCCTGGCTCATCAAGATGGGCATCCTGAACGAGCAATTGCAACTACAACCCCTGCAGCCGGGTCATCAGGTCGTCAAACTTTTATCGGCTCCCTGA
- the eutC gene encoding ethanolamine ammonia-lyase subunit EutC: MAHASTEADPWDFLQPFTAARIARGRVGHSLPTRALLDFQLDHARARDAVYSTLETGRLLTDLDRVLPRPLLLQSQAPDRPTYLKRPDQGRRLDADSWLRLQALPTPTTPPDLSIVVADGLSATAVNTHVVPLLIQLVPALVDLGWLLTPLCLVQQGRVAVADEVAYALKANATLILLGERPGLTSPDSLGAYLTYAPRPGLTDESRNCVSNIRPDGMPYELAAQKLLYLLTEMRNRKLSGVDLKDEMGLLGD, from the coding sequence ATGGCGCATGCTAGCACCGAGGCCGACCCCTGGGATTTCCTACAACCGTTCACCGCTGCCCGCATCGCGCGGGGTCGGGTTGGGCACAGCCTGCCAACGCGCGCCCTACTCGATTTCCAGCTCGACCACGCCCGCGCCCGTGATGCCGTCTATTCGACGCTAGAAACCGGGCGGCTCCTCACAGACCTCGACCGCGTGCTGCCCCGGCCGCTGCTGCTGCAAAGTCAGGCACCCGACCGACCAACGTACCTGAAACGACCCGATCAAGGCCGTCGCCTCGACGCCGATTCGTGGCTTCGGCTGCAAGCGCTACCAACCCCTACCACCCCGCCCGACCTGTCTATCGTCGTCGCCGATGGGCTGTCGGCGACGGCCGTCAACACGCACGTGGTGCCTTTACTGATCCAACTCGTTCCGGCGTTGGTTGACTTGGGCTGGCTACTGACGCCGCTCTGCCTGGTGCAGCAGGGGCGGGTAGCCGTAGCCGACGAAGTCGCTTATGCGCTGAAAGCCAACGCCACGCTGATCCTGCTCGGCGAACGCCCCGGCCTCACCTCCCCCGACAGCCTCGGCGCTTACCTCACGTACGCCCCGCGCCCCGGCCTCACCGACGAATCCCGCAACTGCGTCTCTAATATCCGCCCCGACGGCATGCCCTACGAACTGGCGGCGCAAAAGCTACTTTACCTGCTCACCGAAATGCGCAACCGCAAACTATCGGGCGTCGACCTGAAAGACGAGATGGGTTTGTTGGGCGATTGA
- the recF gene encoding DNA replication/repair protein RecF (All proteins in this family for which functions are known are DNA-binding proteins that assist the filamentation of RecA onto DNA for the initiation of recombination or recombinational repair.) yields the protein MYLEKLSLTNFKNYEDALFTFSHQVNVIVGPNGSGKTNLLDAIYFLALSKSAFQTIDALSVTHDEDFFILDGIFVKHDRPTQITISLQKGQRKVILADKKPYEKISEHIGRFPVVLMAPNDTDLVREHSEDRRQFVDGVLSQLDIDYLQDYLQYQYVLKQRNSLLKLFAERRQVDHDLLDTYDQPLLYIGQRIFDRRKRFVADFLPSVQAHYTYLSEGREAVDIVYDSDLNKLGFEDLFVQNRSRDVAMQRTTMGVHRDDFEFLIDGVALKRFGSQGQQKTFVIALKLAQFDLLLADKQTRPILLLDDIFDKLDDGRIAKLIERISDGTFGQLFITDARPERTQQFLANVPADVRFFRVEKTV from the coding sequence ATGTACCTCGAAAAACTGAGCCTGACGAACTTCAAGAATTACGAAGACGCCCTCTTTACGTTTAGTCATCAGGTGAATGTGATCGTGGGGCCAAACGGCAGCGGCAAGACCAACCTCCTCGACGCCATCTACTTCCTGGCCCTGTCGAAAAGCGCGTTCCAGACCATCGACGCCCTGAGCGTGACGCACGACGAAGATTTTTTCATCCTCGACGGTATCTTCGTCAAACACGACCGGCCTACGCAAATCACCATCAGCCTGCAAAAGGGGCAGCGCAAGGTGATTCTGGCCGATAAGAAACCCTACGAAAAGATCAGCGAGCACATTGGCCGCTTCCCGGTGGTGCTGATGGCCCCAAACGACACCGATCTGGTGCGCGAACACAGCGAAGACCGCCGTCAGTTTGTCGACGGCGTGCTCTCGCAACTCGACATCGACTACCTTCAGGATTACCTCCAGTACCAGTATGTGCTGAAACAGCGCAACAGCCTGCTCAAACTCTTCGCCGAACGCCGCCAGGTAGATCACGACCTGCTCGACACCTACGACCAGCCCCTGCTGTACATCGGGCAGCGCATCTTCGACCGGCGGAAGCGGTTTGTGGCGGATTTTCTGCCCAGCGTACAGGCGCACTACACGTACCTGAGCGAAGGCCGCGAAGCCGTCGACATTGTGTATGATTCCGACCTGAACAAGCTGGGGTTCGAGGATCTGTTTGTGCAGAACCGCAGCCGCGACGTAGCTATGCAGCGCACCACGATGGGCGTTCACCGCGACGATTTCGAGTTTCTGATCGACGGCGTGGCCCTCAAACGGTTCGGGTCGCAGGGGCAGCAGAAAACCTTCGTGATCGCTCTCAAACTCGCCCAGTTCGACCTGCTGCTGGCCGACAAACAAACGCGCCCCATTTTGCTCCTCGACGACATTTTCGACAAACTTGACGACGGCCGCATCGCTAAACTCATCGAGCGCATCAGCGACGGCACTTTCGGCCAGCTATTCATCACCGACGCCCGCCCCGAACGTACCCAGCAGTTTCTGGCCAACGTACCCGCCGACGTCCGCTTCTTCCGGGTGGAGAAGACCGTTTAG
- the pdhA gene encoding pyruvate dehydrogenase (acetyl-transferring) E1 component subunit alpha, translated as MATVKDKASATKSNGKAPAKTQHPKERYLYWYESMQLQRKFEEKAGQLYGQQKIKGFCHLYIGQEACSSGSYSALTKDDKWITAYRDHGIPLALGSSPNAVMAELFAKQTGSSKGKGGSMHIFDKDVNFVGGHGIVGAQIPMGAGIAFAEKYNKTGNLCICFFGDGAVRQGALHEAFNMAMLWKLPVIFVVENNGYAMGTSVARTSNVTELYTIGESYDMPSEPVDAMSVEAVHEAVSRAAERARAGEGPTFLEFRTYRYRGHSMSDPQKYRSKDEVEQYKQRDPIENVKATILKEGFATEEEIAAIDASIKARVDESVKFAEESPYPPAEEAFKDVYMQADYPFLTE; from the coding sequence ATGGCAACTGTCAAAGACAAAGCGTCTGCTACCAAAAGTAACGGCAAGGCACCGGCCAAAACGCAGCACCCCAAAGAGCGTTACCTCTATTGGTATGAGTCGATGCAGCTTCAGCGGAAGTTTGAAGAAAAAGCAGGACAACTCTACGGACAGCAGAAGATTAAAGGCTTTTGCCACCTGTACATTGGGCAGGAAGCCTGTTCGTCGGGGTCTTACTCGGCCCTGACCAAAGACGATAAGTGGATCACCGCCTACCGCGACCACGGCATTCCGCTCGCGCTGGGCAGCAGCCCCAACGCCGTGATGGCCGAACTGTTTGCCAAGCAAACGGGCTCGTCGAAAGGTAAAGGTGGGTCGATGCACATCTTCGACAAAGACGTGAATTTTGTGGGTGGCCACGGCATCGTGGGCGCGCAGATTCCGATGGGGGCGGGTATCGCCTTCGCCGAGAAATACAACAAAACGGGCAACCTCTGCATCTGTTTCTTCGGCGATGGCGCCGTGCGGCAGGGTGCCTTGCACGAGGCGTTCAATATGGCGATGCTGTGGAAACTGCCCGTGATTTTCGTGGTTGAAAACAACGGCTACGCCATGGGTACGTCGGTAGCCCGCACCTCGAACGTGACGGAGCTCTATACCATCGGCGAAAGCTACGACATGCCGTCGGAGCCGGTCGATGCCATGAGCGTGGAAGCTGTGCACGAGGCCGTGAGCCGCGCCGCTGAGCGCGCCCGCGCCGGTGAAGGCCCAACCTTCTTGGAGTTCCGCACGTATCGCTACCGGGGCCATTCGATGTCTGACCCGCAGAAATACCGCAGCAAAGACGAGGTTGAGCAGTACAAACAGCGCGACCCGATCGAAAACGTGAAGGCGACGATTCTGAAGGAAGGCTTCGCCACGGAAGAAGAAATCGCGGCGATCGACGCTAGCATCAAAGCGCGGGTAGACGAGTCGGTGAAGTTTGCCGAAGAGTCACCCTACCCGCCGGCCGAAGAAGCGTTCAAAGACGTCTACATGCAGGCCGATTACCCATTCCTGACGGAATAG
- a CDS encoding DUF4377 domain-containing protein, which yields MKRLSFLTTLCLLLTLALSCRTDSVTPSVWPIVSSLQIASTTRDCNGPFPRKCLQVKEDNAANWQLFYNSIDGFTYEEGYEYVVVVRREPVPNPPADGSSIRYILVDEVSKTKR from the coding sequence ATGAAACGCCTTTCTTTTCTAACCACGCTCTGTCTGCTCCTCACGCTGGCGCTTTCCTGCCGCACCGATAGCGTAACCCCCAGCGTGTGGCCCATTGTTTCCTCGCTTCAGATAGCGTCTACTACCCGCGATTGCAACGGCCCCTTCCCCCGAAAATGCCTACAGGTAAAAGAAGACAATGCGGCCAACTGGCAGCTTTTCTACAACTCCATTGACGGCTTTACGTATGAAGAAGGGTACGAATACGTCGTTGTGGTGCGACGCGAGCCCGTGCCAAATCCACCAGCCGATGGTTCGTCGATCCGCTATATATTGGTGGACGAAGTGAGCAAGACAAAACGCTGA
- a CDS encoding carbohydrate kinase family protein — MPSQRLVLSVGELLADFLGQTFTESLLDAADFTRFQGGSPANMAANMARLGNASVLIATVGDDNLGRFLVQEVAKTGIDVSHIATDADEPTSIVVVSRTRATPDFIAYRTADRLIRPEHLPDSLLAQAALFHTTCFALSREPAQSTIVDAARRAAALGVQVSIDANYAPSIWPDRQQAWQILTDYCSTGALVKLSEDDAARLYGNVPGETTHEQILADFHRMGARLVCLTLGADGSLISSDHGATVVRVPGQPLTVVDATGAGDAYWAGFLTAWLDGNVPAACAQAGARLAALKLTRKGPLPAQVERSVLYS, encoded by the coding sequence ATGCCGTCGCAACGCCTTGTTCTGTCCGTTGGTGAACTACTGGCCGATTTCCTAGGCCAAACCTTTACCGAAAGCCTGCTCGACGCGGCTGATTTCACCCGCTTTCAGGGCGGATCACCCGCCAACATGGCCGCCAACATGGCCCGGCTCGGTAACGCATCGGTGCTGATTGCCACGGTAGGCGACGATAATCTAGGCCGGTTTCTGGTGCAGGAAGTCGCCAAGACGGGTATCGACGTGAGCCACATCGCCACCGACGCCGATGAGCCGACGAGCATCGTGGTGGTGTCGCGCACCCGCGCCACGCCCGACTTCATCGCCTACCGAACCGCCGACCGGCTCATCCGTCCCGAGCACCTGCCCGATAGCCTGCTGGCCCAGGCGGCGCTGTTCCATACCACCTGCTTTGCCCTCAGCCGCGAACCGGCTCAGTCGACCATCGTTGATGCGGCCCGGCGCGCCGCTGCGCTGGGTGTGCAAGTCAGTATCGACGCCAACTACGCGCCCAGCATCTGGCCCGACCGTCAGCAGGCCTGGCAAATTCTAACCGATTATTGCAGCACGGGTGCCCTGGTGAAACTGAGCGAAGATGATGCCGCCCGCCTCTACGGCAACGTACCTGGCGAGACGACTCACGAGCAGATTCTGGCCGATTTTCACCGAATGGGGGCCCGGCTCGTCTGCCTCACGCTGGGTGCCGACGGGAGCCTGATTTCGTCGGACCACGGCGCTACGGTGGTGCGGGTGCCGGGCCAACCACTTACGGTCGTCGACGCGACGGGTGCGGGCGACGCTTATTGGGCGGGCTTTCTGACGGCCTGGCTCGACGGCAACGTACCGGCGGCCTGCGCCCAGGCGGGTGCCAGACTGGCCGCACTCAAACTCACCCGTAAAGGCCCACTGCCCGCCCAGGTGGAGCGAAGCGTGCTCTATAGCTAG
- a CDS encoding DUF1501 domain-containing protein, with protein sequence MNRRKFLAAASAFTVPVMLNGLELKAMTRQSALVQSLMNTNAVNTDRVLVIVYLNGGNDGLNTVIPIDQYSRYDTLRHNIAIPQNNLLALSGHPELGLHPSMTGMRNLFNDGRLSIINSVGYPNPDQSHFRSTDIYMSAADSNVQLTSGWAGRYLADQYPGYPTGYPNTQMEDPLALQIGYLTSTTLLGPQQSMGVAVNDPDAFYQLVGAGQDTPPADVPPGDAGDLVAFIRQQQALAVGYAGEIKAAFGAGQNFSTYPQPNQNYLADQLKIVSRLIHGGLKTKIYFVSIGGFDTHSTQIYNGNPLQGAHAELLGKVSDALWLFQEDLRQQGVQDRVVGMTFSDFGRRANSNASFGTDHGVAAPQFVFGTAMKRQVIGQNPNLSDLIPSYGNNFDVKMQIDFRRLYRDMLVDWFGTTQTKSDSLLLHNFPTVSLFSDTCQTISSGPWNDANTWSMGRVPVASERICVNPGHVVTVSQNVSVKAARVLGTLKYSSGARIRITG encoded by the coding sequence ATGAACCGACGAAAATTTCTGGCCGCCGCGTCGGCGTTTACGGTGCCTGTCATGCTCAACGGGCTGGAACTGAAAGCCATGACCCGGCAGTCGGCGCTGGTGCAGTCGCTGATGAACACCAACGCGGTCAACACCGATCGCGTGCTCGTGATTGTGTACCTCAACGGCGGCAACGACGGCCTGAACACAGTCATTCCCATCGACCAGTATAGCCGTTACGATACGCTGCGCCACAACATCGCCATTCCGCAAAACAACCTGCTGGCGCTGAGCGGCCACCCGGAACTGGGCCTGCATCCGAGCATGACGGGTATGCGGAATCTGTTTAACGACGGGCGGCTGTCGATCATCAATTCGGTTGGCTACCCCAACCCCGATCAGTCGCATTTTCGCTCGACGGATATTTACATGAGCGCCGCTGACTCGAACGTGCAGCTGACGTCGGGCTGGGCCGGGCGTTACCTCGCCGACCAGTATCCGGGTTACCCCACCGGCTACCCCAACACGCAGATGGAAGACCCGCTGGCGCTGCAAATTGGCTACCTCACCAGCACCACCCTGTTGGGGCCGCAGCAGTCGATGGGCGTGGCGGTCAACGACCCCGACGCGTTTTATCAGTTGGTGGGCGCCGGGCAAGATACGCCCCCTGCCGACGTACCGCCGGGCGACGCGGGCGACCTGGTTGCGTTTATCCGGCAGCAACAGGCACTGGCCGTTGGCTATGCAGGTGAGATCAAGGCCGCATTCGGGGCGGGGCAGAACTTTTCGACGTACCCACAGCCCAACCAGAACTACCTCGCCGATCAGCTCAAAATCGTGTCGCGGCTGATTCACGGCGGGTTGAAGACCAAGATTTACTTCGTGTCAATCGGCGGCTTCGATACGCATTCGACGCAGATTTACAACGGCAACCCACTTCAGGGCGCCCATGCTGAGTTGCTCGGCAAGGTGTCGGACGCGCTCTGGCTCTTTCAGGAAGACCTCCGGCAGCAGGGCGTGCAGGACCGGGTCGTAGGTATGACGTTTTCCGACTTTGGGCGGCGGGCCAACTCCAACGCCTCGTTTGGTACCGATCATGGCGTGGCGGCGCCGCAGTTTGTGTTTGGCACCGCCATGAAGCGGCAAGTCATCGGCCAGAACCCAAACCTGTCGGACCTGATTCCGAGCTACGGCAACAACTTCGACGTGAAGATGCAGATCGACTTCCGGCGGCTTTACCGCGACATGCTGGTCGATTGGTTTGGCACGACACAGACCAAATCGGATTCGTTGCTCCTGCACAACTTCCCCACCGTGTCGCTCTTTTCGGATACCTGCCAGACCATCAGCTCCGGCCCCTGGAACGACGCCAATACCTGGTCGATGGGGCGCGTGCCGGTGGCGAGCGAGCGCATCTGCGTGAATCCCGGCCACGTCGTGACGGTCAGTCAGAACGTATCGGTGAAGGCGGCTCGGGTGCTGGGTACGTTGAAATACAGCAGCGGTGCCCGTATTCGCATCACGGGGTAA
- a CDS encoding DUF1800 domain-containing protein yields the protein MPLLDPYTVPLTRETAAHLLRRATFGPTKAEITSLVGQTASQAVQTLISNINYNPPPPVEMDENFPGAGQPYLNGPFNGGRNFQFGYFIKYWWLGLMTQQTNAPNLIDKLTMFWQNHFVTTRATVDDYRFVDRYIRLLRGNALGNFRSLLIAVTKDPAMLRYLNGNENKASSPNENYARELQELFTCGAVDFAGAKNYTEDDVKAAARVLTGWSYTNFWVQDSTSFTTVFTPADHDSTNKTFSAKHNNTVITGRTGATAGDAELNDLVTMLLNHPQTAKFICRKLYRFYVNPHVTQTIEDTVIAPLATFFASAANNWAIQPVVVKLLTSQLFFDASNRGAIVKSPADLLVGSLRFFDHPVPVIATDYVAFRRLMEFVQWRMEQLQMDPLDQPTVFGYEPFYQTGFSKNWINTNTVAQRNEFTDALLWRWYEIKPGYNLGIDVLAWARSLQPDFSNVYNATTNPTGTPPITCEQVLAAFTADLFVFELPQTRKDFLIDTMMMQSLPRTSWLFEWNAYRSNPTHPANANTVTWRLQLLMRYALRLAEYHVC from the coding sequence ATGCCTCTTTTAGACCCTTACACCGTCCCGCTTACCCGGGAGACGGCGGCTCATCTATTGCGCCGGGCGACGTTTGGCCCCACCAAAGCGGAGATCACGTCCCTGGTTGGGCAGACGGCTTCGCAGGCGGTCCAAACGCTCATCAGCAACATCAATTACAACCCGCCGCCACCCGTCGAGATGGACGAGAATTTTCCGGGGGCCGGGCAGCCATACCTGAACGGGCCGTTCAACGGGGGGCGTAATTTCCAGTTTGGCTATTTCATCAAATACTGGTGGCTGGGGCTGATGACGCAGCAAACCAACGCGCCCAACCTGATCGACAAGCTGACGATGTTCTGGCAAAACCACTTCGTCACGACCCGCGCCACGGTGGATGATTACCGCTTCGTCGACCGTTACATCCGGCTGCTGCGGGGGAACGCGCTGGGTAATTTCCGGAGCCTGCTCATCGCCGTGACTAAAGACCCGGCCATGCTGCGCTACCTCAATGGCAACGAAAACAAAGCCAGCAGCCCCAACGAAAACTACGCCCGCGAGCTACAGGAGTTGTTTACCTGCGGCGCGGTCGATTTTGCCGGGGCTAAAAACTACACCGAAGACGACGTAAAAGCCGCCGCCCGCGTGCTGACCGGCTGGAGTTACACTAATTTCTGGGTCCAGGACTCAACCTCCTTCACGACGGTATTTACTCCCGCCGACCACGACAGCACCAACAAAACCTTTTCGGCCAAACACAACAACACCGTGATTACGGGCCGAACGGGAGCCACCGCAGGCGATGCCGAACTGAACGACCTGGTGACGATGCTGCTCAACCACCCACAGACGGCCAAATTCATCTGCCGGAAGCTCTACCGCTTCTATGTCAACCCGCACGTCACGCAGACGATCGAAGACACCGTAATTGCGCCCCTGGCCACGTTTTTCGCGTCGGCGGCCAACAACTGGGCCATTCAGCCGGTGGTGGTGAAACTGCTGACGAGCCAACTCTTTTTCGACGCCAGCAACCGGGGGGCGATCGTCAAATCCCCGGCCGATCTGCTGGTGGGCTCATTGCGTTTTTTCGACCATCCGGTACCCGTTATCGCCACCGACTACGTGGCATTTCGGCGGCTGATGGAGTTTGTGCAGTGGCGGATGGAGCAGCTCCAGATGGATCCCCTCGACCAGCCGACGGTGTTTGGCTACGAGCCGTTTTACCAGACGGGGTTCTCCAAAAACTGGATCAATACCAACACGGTAGCCCAGCGCAACGAGTTTACCGACGCGCTCCTCTGGCGCTGGTATGAAATCAAACCGGGTTACAACCTGGGCATCGATGTACTGGCGTGGGCGCGGTCGCTGCAACCCGATTTCAGCAACGTCTACAACGCGACCACCAACCCAACCGGCACGCCGCCCATTACCTGCGAGCAGGTGCTGGCGGCCTTTACGGCCGATCTGTTTGTGTTTGAGTTACCCCAGACCCGCAAAGATTTTCTGATAGACACGATGATGATGCAGAGCCTCCCGCGCACGTCGTGGCTGTTTGAATGGAACGCCTACCGCAGCAACCCCACGCATCCGGCCAACGCCAACACCGTCACCTGGCGGCTGCAACTCCTGATGCGCTACGCCCTGCGCCTGGCCGAATACCATGTTTGTTAA
- a CDS encoding VOC family protein — MTIDHLAIWVRDLEAMRAFYETYFAATANEKYVNPRTDFSSYFLSFPDGGARLELMRKPGIPDSLNDAHAQFSGLIHFAVSVGSEAAVDALTERLRTDGFPIVGEPRRTGDGYYESVVLDPEQNRIEITA; from the coding sequence ATGACGATTGACCACCTGGCTATTTGGGTTCGCGATCTGGAAGCGATGCGTGCCTTCTACGAAACGTATTTTGCCGCTACCGCCAACGAAAAATACGTAAACCCCCGAACCGACTTTTCTTCTTATTTTCTGTCGTTCCCTGACGGAGGTGCCCGCCTCGAACTGATGCGGAAACCGGGTATTCCTGACTCGCTGAATGATGCCCACGCCCAGTTTTCGGGCCTGATCCATTTCGCCGTATCCGTAGGCAGCGAGGCGGCCGTTGATGCCCTGACCGAGCGACTCCGAACCGATGGCTTTCCCATCGTTGGCGAACCCCGACGTACCGGCGACGGCTACTACGAAAGTGTCGTGCTCGACCCGGAGCAGAACCGAATTGAAATAACCGCTTAG